A region from the Vicia villosa cultivar HV-30 ecotype Madison, WI linkage group LG3, Vvil1.0, whole genome shotgun sequence genome encodes:
- the LOC131661948 gene encoding putative ABC1 protein At2g40090 translates to MASLWRAGTKLTLLASALGGGGAAALIATSDDPATAFSLSTTIPRRLFADAVAAANIVFDYEYSLWGVPEGSTEREKVKHEVHLRSAEKLRDLCFKNGGIYIKLGQHLGQLEYLVPKEYVQTMRESMLNRCPVSSYEQICSVFKKEFGETPDKVFAEFDPVPIASASLAQVHIARTHDGQKVAVKVQHSHMTETAAADQATVELIVNTLHNFFPSFDYRWLIDEIKESLPQELDFLTEAKNSERCLENFRKLSPHIANYVYAPKVYWNLSSSKLLTMEYIDGAYVNDVKAIKKLGIRPHELSILVSQTFAEMMFKHGFVHCDPHAANLLVRPLPSSKASILGWRKPQLILLDHGLYKELDFNTRTNYAALWKALIFADANAIKEYSTKLGAGEDLYALFAGVLTMRPWNRVVDPSMDHLVIQGSQSELSELQMYASEYFHEISELLRRLPRVILLMMKTNDCLRAVNNTLIQGSHLETSLKTSCIIGRVSSEAVSAAKMSQSKSVLTWFSVKLDKILLEIQIWKIQMALWLLQLRKALPWSHRAS, encoded by the exons ATGGCTTCGTTATGGCGCGCTGGGACCAAGTTAACTCTACTAGCATCCGCCCTCGGCGGCGGTGGCGCAGCGGCGCTCATTGCCACCTCCGACGATCCTGCAACGGCGTTCAGTCTCTCCACAACCATCCCTCGTCGACTCTTTGCCGACGCCGTCGCTGCCGCCAACATTGTGTTCG ATTATGAATATTCACTATGGGGAGTTCCGGAAGGGAGTACTGAGAGGGAGAAAGTGAAGCATGAAGTTCATCTCCGTTCAGCAGAAAAACTTCGAGACCTGTGTTTTAAGAATGGAGGGATTTATATAAAGCTCGGGCAACATCTCGGGCAATTG GAATACTTAGTTCCTAAAGAATATGTTCAGACCATGAGGGAGTCCATGCTAAATAGATGTCCGGTTTCTTCGTATGAACAAATATGTAGTGTATTCAAGAAAGAGTTTGGAGAGACACCAGATAAA GTATTTGCCGAGTTCGATCCAGTTCCAATAGCAAGTGCTTCCCTTGCGCAAGTTCACATAGCCCGCACACATGATGGCCAGAAAGTTGCTGTGAAG GTCCAACATTCTCACATGACTGAAACTGCGGCTGCTGATCAAGCCACTGTAGAATTGATTGTGAATACTCTGCATAATTTTTTCCCCAGTTTTGATTACAG GTGGTTGATTGACGAGATTAAAGAGAGTTTACCTCAG GAATTGGACTTTTTAACGGAGGCAAAAAACAGTGAGAGGTGTTTGGAGAACTTCCGTAAGTTGTCTCCGCATATCGCAAATTATGTATATGCACCAAAAGTATATTGGAATCTGAGTTCGTCAAAGCTGCTTACAATGGAATACATTGATGGTGCTTATGTAAATGATGTGAAGGCCATCAAGAAACTGGGGATCCGTCCACATGAACTTTCAATATTG GTTAGTCAAACTTTTGCTGAAATGATGTTCAAGCATGGGTTTGTACACTGTGATCCACATGCTGCAAATTTGTTGGTTCGCCCATTGCCTTCCAGCAAAGCTAGCATCCTGG GCTGGAGAAAACCACAGTTGATTCTTTTAGACCACGGACTCTATAAAGAGCTTGACTTCAATACAAGAACTAATTATGCTGCATTATGGAAGGCGTTGATATTTGCTGATGCTAATGCAATCAAGGAATACAGTACAAAGTTGGGTGCTGGGGAGGATTTATATGCACTTTTTGCTGGAGTTCTAACAATGAGACCTTGGAATAGAGTTGTTGACCCATCGATGGATCACTTAGTTATACAGGGTAGTCAGAGTGAACTATCCGAACTTCAG ATGTATGCTTCTGAATATTTCCATGAAATCTCAGAGCTTCTAAGGAGATTACCACGTGTGATTCTTCTAATGATGAAGACAAATGATTGTTTAAGGGCAGTCAACAATACCCTG ATACAGGGATCACATCTTGAAACATCTCTGAAGACATCTTGTATCATTGGAAGGGTTTCTTCTGAGGCTGTCTCTGCGGCAAAAATGTCACAAAGCAAGTCAGTTCTAACTTGGTTTAGCGTTAAATTGGATAAGATTTTGCTGGAAATACAGATTTGGAAAATACAGATGGCCCTGTGGCTTTTGCAACTGAGAAAGGCGTTGCCTTGGTCTCACAGAGCATCATAA